The proteins below are encoded in one region of Streptomyces roseirectus:
- the fahA gene encoding fumarylacetoacetase: MTVRPSVPADSLFGLANLPYGVYSLPGREPRVATRYGDQVIDLAVLLDDDVFARPSLNAFMAQGYDRWTEVRAAIAERLRGPVPQEAVHELGAVTLRLPFEVADYVDFYASEHHAANLGRLFRPDSPDPLMPNWKHLPVGYHGRAGSVVVSGTDVVRPSGQRKGPQDPVPVFGPSVRLDIEAELGFVVGTGSAMGESVGADDAERHIFGVVLFNDWSARDIQAWEYVPLGPNLGKSFASTVSPWVVPLLALDAARIPLPPQEPAVLPYLRMAEPWGLDIELSVAWNGQVVSRPPYAAMYWSPAQMLAHQTVNGAPSRTGDLFASGTVSGPAKDQRGAFIELTWGGAEPVTVNGRERTFLEDGDEVVLTATAPGADGARIGFGEARGRIVTGSRPGT; this comes from the coding sequence ATGACCGTCCGCCCGAGTGTTCCCGCCGACTCCCTGTTCGGCCTGGCCAACCTGCCGTACGGGGTGTATTCGCTGCCCGGCCGTGAGCCGCGCGTGGCGACCCGGTACGGGGACCAGGTGATCGACCTGGCCGTGCTGCTGGACGACGACGTCTTCGCCCGGCCGAGCCTGAACGCCTTCATGGCGCAGGGGTACGACCGCTGGACCGAGGTGCGGGCCGCGATCGCCGAGCGGCTGCGCGGGCCGGTGCCGCAGGAGGCCGTCCACGAGCTGGGCGCGGTGACGCTGCGTCTGCCGTTCGAGGTCGCGGACTACGTCGACTTCTACGCGTCCGAGCATCACGCCGCGAACCTGGGCCGGCTCTTCCGGCCCGACAGCCCGGATCCGCTGATGCCCAACTGGAAGCATCTGCCGGTCGGTTACCACGGGCGGGCGGGGTCGGTCGTCGTGTCGGGCACCGACGTCGTGCGGCCCTCGGGGCAGCGCAAGGGGCCGCAGGACCCCGTGCCCGTGTTCGGGCCCTCGGTGCGTCTCGACATCGAGGCCGAGCTGGGGTTCGTCGTCGGGACGGGGAGTGCCATGGGCGAGTCGGTCGGCGCGGACGACGCGGAGCGGCACATCTTCGGGGTGGTGCTGTTCAACGACTGGTCGGCGCGCGACATCCAGGCGTGGGAGTACGTCCCGCTGGGCCCCAATCTCGGCAAGTCGTTCGCGTCGACGGTCTCGCCGTGGGTGGTGCCGCTGCTCGCCCTGGACGCCGCCCGGATCCCGCTGCCGCCGCAGGAGCCGGCCGTGCTGCCGTACCTGCGGATGGCCGAGCCGTGGGGTCTGGACATCGAGCTTTCGGTCGCCTGGAACGGGCAGGTCGTCTCCCGGCCCCCGTACGCGGCGATGTACTGGTCCCCCGCGCAGATGCTGGCCCACCAGACGGTCAACGGCGCGCCCTCGCGCACCGGTGACCTGTTCGCCTCAGGCACCGTCTCCGGGCCCGCGAAGGACCAGCGGGGCGCGTTCATCGAGCTGACCTGGGGCGGCGCGGAGCCCGTCACCGTCAACGGCCGCGAGCGGACGTTCCTGGAGGACGGCGACGAGGTCGTCCTCACCGCCACCGCACCGGGCGCGGACGGGGCCCGGATCGGGTTCGGCGAGGCACGCGGGCGGATCGTGACCGGATCCCGCCCCGGCACTTGA
- the hppD gene encoding 4-hydroxyphenylpyruvate dioxygenase: protein MSMEQTLTSQERLAELDLDQLKQLVGLVEYDAASDPFPVTGWDAVVWAVGNATQAALYFQTVFGMELVAYSGPETGNRDHHAYVLRSGAIRFVLKGGVHPDSPLLDHHRRHGDGVIDIALEVPDVDRCVAHARAQGATVLEEPHDTTDEHGTVRTAALATYGETRHTLVDRSRYTGPYLPGYVARSSGYAKPDGEPQRIFQALDHVVGNVELGHMDEWVGFYNRVMGFTNMAEFIGDDIATEYSALMSKVVASGNHRVKFPLNEPALGKKRSQIDEYLDFYRGPGAQHLALATGDIVRTVDVLRAKGVEFLDTPESYYTDPQLRARIGEVRVPIEELASRGILVDRDEDGYLLQIFTKPIGDRPTVFFEFIERHGSLGFGKGNFQALFEAIEREQERRGNF, encoded by the coding sequence ATGAGCATGGAACAGACCCTCACGAGCCAGGAACGGCTGGCGGAACTGGACTTGGACCAGCTCAAGCAGTTGGTCGGACTCGTCGAGTACGACGCCGCGAGCGACCCCTTCCCGGTGACCGGCTGGGACGCCGTGGTCTGGGCGGTCGGCAACGCGACCCAGGCCGCCCTGTACTTCCAGACCGTGTTCGGGATGGAACTCGTCGCCTACTCGGGCCCCGAGACCGGCAACCGCGACCACCACGCGTACGTGCTGCGCTCCGGGGCGATCCGCTTCGTCCTCAAGGGCGGCGTCCACCCCGACAGCCCCCTCCTCGACCACCACCGCCGCCACGGCGACGGCGTGATCGACATCGCCCTCGAAGTCCCCGACGTCGACCGGTGCGTCGCCCACGCCCGCGCGCAGGGCGCGACCGTGCTGGAGGAACCGCACGACACCACCGACGAACACGGCACCGTCCGCACCGCCGCCCTCGCCACCTACGGCGAGACCCGCCACACCCTCGTCGACCGCTCCCGCTACACCGGCCCCTACCTGCCCGGCTACGTCGCCCGAAGCTCCGGCTACGCCAAGCCCGACGGCGAGCCCCAGCGGATCTTCCAGGCCCTCGACCACGTCGTCGGCAACGTCGAACTCGGCCACATGGACGAGTGGGTCGGCTTCTACAACCGCGTCATGGGCTTCACCAACATGGCCGAGTTCATCGGCGACGACATCGCCACCGAGTACTCGGCGCTCATGAGCAAGGTCGTCGCCAGCGGCAACCACCGCGTGAAGTTCCCGCTCAACGAGCCGGCCCTCGGCAAGAAGCGCTCCCAGATCGACGAATACCTCGACTTCTACCGGGGCCCCGGCGCCCAGCACCTCGCCCTCGCCACGGGCGACATCGTCAGGACCGTCGACGTGCTGCGCGCCAAGGGCGTCGAATTCCTCGACACGCCCGAGAGCTACTACACCGACCCGCAGCTGAGGGCCCGCATCGGCGAGGTCCGCGTCCCCATCGAGGAACTGGCCTCGCGCGGCATCCTCGTCGACCGCGACGAGGACGGCTACCTCCTGCAGATCTTCACCAAGCCGATCGGCGACCGGCCCACCGTCTTCTTCGAGTTCATCGAACGCCACGGCTCCCTCGGCTTCGGCAAGGGCAACTTCCAGGCCCTGTTCGAGGCGATCGAGCGTGAGCAGGAACGGCGCGGCAACTTCTAG
- a CDS encoding NAD(P)-binding domain-containing protein: MNTPVRADVVVIGGGQSGLSAAHHLKRRGFTSALTDPDGARTFVVLDAEPAPGGAWRHRWESLRMNTVNGIFDLPDFPQPPIDPDEPSRTAVPRYFAAFEQADELPILRPVTVGAVRRVDERPDGELAVESGAGTWTTRAVINATGTWNNPVRPHYPGQETFTGRQLHTRDYVSADRFTGLRVAVVGGGISALQQLEEISRTATTYWYTRREPVFLDGTFTPEVEGRAVIAKVTADVEAGRPTGSVVSYTGLGWTPYARAAKERGALARRPMFTAVEPHGVREADGSFTSVDVILWATGFKAALAHLDPLGLRNALGGITMLGTQVAGEPRVHLVGFGPSQSTVGANRAGRQAVNGLLRHWHAAELSRAE; the protein is encoded by the coding sequence ATGAACACCCCCGTGCGTGCCGATGTCGTGGTCATCGGCGGCGGGCAGTCCGGCCTGTCCGCCGCACACCACCTCAAGCGGCGCGGCTTCACCAGCGCGCTGACCGACCCGGACGGCGCACGCACCTTCGTCGTCCTGGACGCCGAACCGGCGCCCGGCGGGGCGTGGCGCCACCGCTGGGAGTCGCTGCGGATGAACACCGTCAACGGCATCTTCGACCTGCCCGACTTCCCGCAGCCGCCCATCGACCCCGACGAGCCCAGCCGGACGGCCGTCCCGCGCTACTTCGCCGCCTTCGAGCAGGCGGACGAGCTGCCGATCCTGCGGCCGGTGACGGTCGGCGCCGTGCGGCGCGTCGACGAGCGGCCGGACGGCGAGCTGGCGGTGGAGAGCGGCGCCGGGACGTGGACGACGCGGGCCGTGATCAACGCCACCGGCACCTGGAACAACCCCGTCCGCCCCCACTACCCCGGGCAGGAGACCTTCACCGGCCGCCAGCTCCACACCCGCGACTACGTCAGCGCCGACCGGTTCACCGGCCTGCGGGTCGCCGTCGTCGGCGGGGGCATCTCGGCGCTCCAGCAGTTGGAGGAGATCTCGCGGACGGCCACCACGTACTGGTACACGCGGCGTGAACCCGTCTTCCTGGACGGCACGTTCACGCCCGAGGTCGAGGGCCGCGCGGTGATCGCGAAGGTCACCGCCGATGTGGAGGCGGGCCGGCCCACCGGCAGCGTCGTCTCCTACACCGGCCTGGGCTGGACGCCGTACGCACGCGCCGCGAAGGAGCGCGGGGCCCTCGCGCGCCGGCCCATGTTCACGGCGGTCGAACCGCACGGGGTGCGTGAGGCGGACGGTTCCTTCACGAGCGTCGACGTGATCCTGTGGGCCACCGGCTTCAAGGCCGCGCTGGCTCACCTCGACCCGCTGGGGCTGCGCAACGCGCTCGGTGGGATCACCATGCTCGGCACCCAGGTCGCCGGTGAGCCGCGCGTGCATCTGGTCGGGTTCGGGCCGTCGCAGTCCACGGTGGGGGCGAACCGGGCGGGACGGCAGGCGGTGAACGGTCTGCTGCGGCACTGGCACGCCGCCGAACTGTCGCGGGCCGAGTGA
- a CDS encoding NmrA/HSCARG family protein, whose protein sequence is MSENKVIAVAGATGAQGGGAARAILADPDSGFTVRALTRDPASSAAKELAALGAEVVRADFYDEPSVREAFEGAYGAFLVTNFWAHGSAAKEIQEAQTLVRAAKAAGLKHVVWSTLEDTRELLPLDDARMPVLQGKYNVPHFDVKGEANDLFRRAGVPTTFLNTTFFYQGFLTTLAPERAEDGVLTLTLPLEDGKLLSGVDVNDIGRTALALLERPEHFIGETVGLAGDHLTGAQYAQLIGEAIGEPVRFRSVPYDVFRSLGVPAGDEIGNMFQYYGDFDQEFTGARDLAAIRAIHPELKSFATWIAENAAALPAR, encoded by the coding sequence ATGAGTGAGAACAAGGTCATCGCGGTCGCCGGAGCCACGGGCGCGCAGGGCGGCGGAGCCGCGCGGGCGATCCTGGCCGACCCGGACTCGGGCTTCACCGTGCGCGCCCTGACCCGCGACCCGGCCTCGTCCGCCGCGAAGGAACTCGCGGCGCTCGGCGCGGAGGTCGTGCGGGCGGACTTCTACGACGAGCCGTCCGTGCGCGAGGCGTTCGAGGGCGCCTACGGAGCCTTCCTGGTCACCAACTTCTGGGCGCACGGCTCGGCGGCCAAGGAGATCCAGGAGGCCCAGACGCTGGTGCGGGCGGCGAAGGCCGCCGGGCTGAAGCACGTCGTGTGGTCGACGCTGGAGGACACCCGCGAACTGCTCCCGCTGGACGACGCCCGCATGCCGGTCCTCCAGGGCAAGTACAACGTGCCGCACTTCGACGTCAAGGGCGAGGCCAACGACCTGTTCCGCCGGGCCGGCGTACCGACGACCTTCCTGAACACCACGTTCTTCTACCAGGGCTTCTTGACGACGCTCGCCCCCGAGCGAGCCGAGGACGGCGTCCTGACGCTGACCCTGCCCCTGGAGGACGGCAAACTCCTGTCCGGCGTCGACGTGAACGACATCGGCCGCACCGCCCTCGCCCTCCTCGAGCGCCCCGAACACTTCATCGGCGAGACCGTCGGCCTCGCGGGCGACCACCTCACCGGCGCCCAGTACGCGCAGCTGATCGGCGAGGCCATCGGTGAGCCGGTGCGCTTCCGGTCGGTGCCCTACGACGTCTTCCGCTCCCTCGGCGTCCCGGCGGGCGACGAGATCGGCAACATGTTCCAGTACTACGGGGACTTCGACCAGGAGTTCACCGGCGCCCGCGACCTGGCCGCGATCCGTGCGATCCACCCGGAGCTGAAGAGCTTCGCCACCTGGATCGCGGAGAACGCCGCCGCGCTCCCCGCGCGCTGA
- a CDS encoding MarR family winged helix-turn-helix transcriptional regulator: MGDTVRWLTPEEQRAWRGFVRLHERLGGRLGRRLQSEAGVSPADFAVLVHLTDSPQGRQRYQDLARALEWEKSRMSHHIARMAGRGMVVREECAEDARGAFVVITDAGRAAIEAAAPRHVEAVRELFLDHVTPAELRALAEISERVIGKLDEERNAPDKQS, from the coding sequence ATGGGAGACACAGTGCGATGGCTGACGCCGGAGGAGCAACGCGCCTGGCGAGGCTTCGTGAGGCTGCACGAACGGCTCGGCGGGCGCCTCGGGCGCCGGCTCCAGTCGGAGGCCGGCGTGTCTCCCGCCGACTTCGCGGTCCTGGTCCACCTGACGGACTCACCCCAGGGGCGTCAGCGCTACCAGGACCTCGCGCGGGCGCTGGAGTGGGAGAAGAGCCGTATGTCCCACCACATCGCCCGTATGGCCGGCCGGGGCATGGTCGTCCGCGAGGAGTGCGCCGAGGACGCGCGCGGGGCGTTCGTCGTGATCACCGACGCCGGGCGGGCGGCCATCGAGGCGGCGGCGCCACGGCACGTCGAGGCGGTGCGCGAACTCTTCCTGGACCACGTCACCCCGGCCGAGCTGAGGGCCCTGGCCGAGATCTCCGAGCGGGTCATCGGCAAGCTGGACGAGGAGCGGAACGCACCCGACAAGCAGTCCTGA
- a CDS encoding HAD family hydrolase encodes MSTATPPRLVATDLDGTLLRSDGTLSARTRAALAAAEGAGIRVVLVTGRPPRSVPELLARTGPHTVISANGAAVHHSDGTLAHTLPFPPRSAALLARRIREAIPGTSFAVEYDTGYGHESAYPSWSYGGESVEVVGPAGELLAVDRPLLKILAHHPTLPLDEFFAQAHRIAGPGAETTHSTGLSLVEFSAPGVTKATTLLSWSGRLGIDGLEIAAFGDMPNDLPMLTAVGHSYAVANAHPDVLATARHRAPSNDEDGVSRVLEGFVAAAARVPAAGEAGQGA; translated from the coding sequence ATGAGCACGGCGACGCCGCCCAGACTGGTCGCGACGGACCTCGACGGCACCCTGTTGCGCAGTGACGGGACGCTGTCCGCCCGTACACGCGCGGCGCTCGCGGCGGCCGAGGGCGCCGGGATCCGTGTGGTCCTGGTGACCGGCCGTCCGCCGCGCAGTGTGCCGGAGCTGCTGGCGAGGACCGGTCCGCACACGGTGATCTCCGCGAACGGCGCGGCGGTCCACCACTCCGACGGGACGCTCGCCCACACGCTCCCCTTCCCGCCCCGCTCCGCCGCCCTGCTGGCGCGGCGGATCCGGGAGGCGATTCCCGGCACGTCCTTCGCCGTCGAGTACGACACGGGGTACGGGCACGAGAGCGCGTACCCGAGCTGGTCGTACGGCGGCGAATCGGTCGAGGTCGTCGGCCCGGCCGGGGAACTGCTCGCCGTGGACCGCCCGTTGCTGAAGATCCTGGCCCACCATCCGACGCTCCCGCTGGACGAGTTCTTCGCGCAGGCGCACCGGATCGCCGGACCTGGCGCCGAGACGACCCACTCCACCGGGCTCTCGCTGGTGGAGTTCAGCGCGCCCGGGGTCACGAAGGCCACCACCCTCCTCTCCTGGAGCGGCCGACTGGGCATCGACGGCCTGGAGATCGCCGCGTTCGGGGACATGCCCAACGACCTGCCCATGCTCACGGCCGTGGGGCACTCGTACGCCGTGGCGAACGCCCACCCGGACGTCCTGGCGACCGCACGCCACCGTGCGCCCTCCAACGACGAGGACGGGGTGTCGCGGGTGCTGGAGGGGTTCGTCGCCGCGGCGGCGCGGGTGCCGGCCGCCGGGGAGGCCGGGCAGGGGGCCTGA
- a CDS encoding RNA polymerase sigma factor, with protein sequence MDEVRLRSLTPGVLTVLVRRGADFAAAEDAVQDALVEALRVWPADPPRDAKGWLVTVAWRKFLDAARADTARRRREDRVEEEPAPGPVPGADDTLQLYFLCAHPSLTPASAVALTLRAVGGLTTRQIADAYLVPEATMAQRISRAKRTVSGVRFDRPGDVATVLRVLYLVFNEGYSGDVDLAAEAIRLTRQLAARIDHPEVAGLLALMLLHHARRAARTTPDGALVPLAEQDRSRWDTAAIAEGVAVLQAALARDRLGEFQAQAAVAALHADAPSAAETDWVQIVEWYDELAKLTDSPVVRLNRAVAVGEADGPRAGLAALADLDASLPRHTAARAYLHERAGDLATAARLYAEAAGQASNLAERDHLTRQAARLHTGLAR encoded by the coding sequence GTGGACGAGGTCCGGCTGCGCAGCCTCACGCCGGGTGTCCTCACCGTCCTCGTCCGCCGCGGAGCGGACTTCGCGGCGGCCGAGGACGCCGTCCAGGACGCCCTGGTGGAGGCGCTGCGGGTCTGGCCGGCCGACCCTCCGCGCGACGCCAAGGGCTGGCTGGTGACCGTGGCCTGGCGGAAGTTCCTCGACGCGGCCCGCGCCGACACGGCCCGCCGGCGGCGTGAGGACCGGGTCGAGGAGGAGCCGGCGCCGGGTCCGGTGCCGGGGGCGGACGACACGCTCCAGCTGTACTTCCTGTGCGCCCACCCGTCGCTGACGCCCGCGTCGGCGGTCGCGCTCACCCTGCGCGCCGTCGGCGGCCTCACCACCCGCCAGATCGCCGACGCCTACCTGGTGCCGGAGGCCACCATGGCGCAGCGGATCAGCCGGGCCAAGCGGACGGTGTCCGGGGTGCGCTTCGACCGGCCCGGTGACGTGGCGACCGTGCTGCGCGTGCTGTACCTCGTCTTCAACGAGGGGTACTCCGGCGACGTCGACCTCGCGGCCGAGGCGATCCGCCTCACCCGGCAGCTCGCGGCCCGGATCGACCACCCGGAGGTGGCGGGCCTGCTCGCGCTCATGCTGCTCCACCACGCCCGCCGCGCCGCCCGCACCACCCCGGACGGCGCCCTGGTGCCGCTGGCCGAGCAGGACCGGAGCCGGTGGGACACGGCGGCGATCGCCGAAGGGGTCGCCGTCCTCCAGGCGGCGCTGGCCCGCGACCGGCTGGGCGAGTTCCAGGCGCAGGCCGCCGTCGCGGCCCTGCACGCCGACGCACCCAGCGCCGCCGAGACGGACTGGGTGCAGATCGTGGAGTGGTACGACGAGCTGGCGAAGCTGACGGACAGTCCCGTCGTCCGGCTCAACCGCGCGGTCGCCGTCGGAGAGGCCGACGGCCCCCGCGCGGGCCTGGCCGCGCTCGCCGATCTGGACGCCTCGCTGCCCCGCCACACGGCCGCCCGCGCCTACCTCCACGAGCGTGCCGGCGACCTCGCGACGGCGGCCCGCCTGTATGCCGAGGCGGCCGGCCAGGCGTCCAACCTCGCCGAACGGGACCACCTGACCCGTCAGGCCGCCCGCCTCCACACCGGCCTGGCCCGGTGA
- a CDS encoding YciI family protein, with product MAKYLLLKHYRGAPDPVNNVPMDRWTPEEVAAHMRYMRDFAAKLEESGEFVDGQALAPEGAWVRYDGEGRPPVTDGPFAETKDLIAGWMIIDVDGYERAVELAGELSAAPGAGGRPIHEWLEVRPFLTAHAPVAE from the coding sequence ATGGCCAAGTACCTGCTGCTGAAGCACTACCGCGGCGCCCCCGACCCGGTCAACAACGTGCCCATGGACCGGTGGACGCCCGAGGAGGTCGCCGCGCACATGCGGTACATGCGGGACTTCGCGGCGAAGCTGGAGGAGAGCGGCGAGTTCGTCGACGGCCAGGCGCTCGCCCCCGAGGGCGCGTGGGTGCGCTACGACGGCGAGGGCCGCCCGCCGGTCACCGACGGGCCGTTCGCGGAGACGAAGGACCTGATCGCCGGGTGGATGATCATCGACGTCGACGGCTACGAGCGGGCCGTCGAGCTGGCCGGGGAGCTGTCGGCGGCGCCGGGCGCGGGCGGGCGGCCGATCCACGAGTGGCTCGAGGTGCGGCCGTTCCTGACCGCGCACGCCCCGGTCGCGGAGTGA
- a CDS encoding PucR family transcriptional regulator, whose translation MGSLFAELARQAPANARREIDAYARDVPEFAAVERDTRARAEALDYAVWFRRRTIELSPQNGVLTDGDLDYIASMGELRANAGMSLASRQQVLSIHTELMLREIDEATRARSAGSLDELMRVMGWFAPQGERGIDAYCRGFVTVLRRRMPFAAQAALLAKALLSDDPMAKELARVVDVELADTYAVVVIRVPDRPGDDRDLDDVVEALVRAHRTPAFWNADHTGRGGELIALLPDGPHLPDVAGDFAASLGHPCAAGTATGPRTDLADALDRARRISRTAPLHRAPARVRPRSLADVFVELAVADAPFTDAWLKGIARELAPGPDLLLTLDAYYHCDMNRALTATALNVHPRTLDYRLRRVRDLTGLDPASTRGVRILSTVVTRSLSGAWR comes from the coding sequence ATGGGAAGTCTCTTCGCCGAACTGGCCCGGCAGGCACCCGCCAACGCGCGCCGCGAGATCGACGCGTACGCCCGCGACGTCCCGGAGTTCGCCGCCGTGGAGCGGGACACCCGGGCGCGGGCCGAGGCGCTGGACTACGCGGTGTGGTTCCGGCGCCGCACGATCGAACTCTCGCCGCAGAACGGGGTCCTGACGGACGGCGACCTCGACTACATCGCCTCCATGGGCGAGTTACGGGCGAACGCGGGCATGTCCCTGGCCTCGCGTCAGCAAGTGCTCAGCATCCACACGGAGTTGATGCTCCGTGAGATCGACGAGGCGACGCGTGCCCGCAGCGCCGGGAGCCTGGACGAGCTCATGCGCGTCATGGGCTGGTTCGCCCCGCAGGGCGAGCGGGGCATCGACGCCTACTGCCGGGGTTTCGTCACGGTCCTGCGCCGCCGCATGCCGTTCGCCGCCCAGGCCGCCCTGCTCGCCAAGGCGTTGCTGTCCGACGACCCGATGGCCAAGGAGCTGGCCCGGGTGGTGGACGTCGAACTCGCCGACACGTACGCCGTCGTGGTGATCCGCGTGCCGGACCGCCCCGGTGACGACCGTGACCTGGACGACGTCGTCGAGGCCCTGGTGCGCGCGCACCGCACGCCCGCCTTCTGGAACGCCGACCACACCGGCCGGGGCGGTGAGCTGATCGCCCTGCTGCCGGACGGCCCTCACCTCCCGGACGTCGCCGGGGACTTCGCCGCGTCGCTGGGCCACCCCTGCGCCGCCGGCACGGCCACCGGGCCCCGTACGGACCTCGCGGACGCCCTCGACCGGGCCCGCCGTATCAGCCGCACGGCCCCGCTGCACCGCGCGCCGGCCCGGGTGCGCCCGCGGAGCCTCGCGGACGTCTTCGTCGAACTCGCGGTCGCCGACGCCCCGTTCACGGACGCCTGGCTCAAGGGGATCGCCCGCGAGCTGGCACCGGGGCCGGATCTCCTGCTCACCCTCGACGCGTACTACCACTGCGACATGAACCGCGCCCTGACCGCGACCGCCCTCAACGTCCACCCCCGCACCCTGGACTACCGGCTGCGCCGCGTCCGCGATCTCACGGGCCTCGATCCGGCCTCGACGCGGGGCGTGCGGATCCTGAGCACCGTGGTGACGCGGAGCCTGTCGGGGGCGTGGCGCTGA